A stretch of the uncultured Desulfobacter sp. genome encodes the following:
- a CDS encoding double-cubane-cluster-containing anaerobic reductase: MSEDYTPMWESLGMDLKAHDALLGVLEQGYKDIYLSQKNRPEGMGYFDFVMSEVHGLRIKELLDEKKQNRKIIGSYCVFVPEEIALAGGATLVGLCSGADFAVEEVEKHLPRNTCSLIKSSFGFKLGKVCPYLESADMIVGENTCDGKKKAYETFSGMVDNLYVMDLPQVKSAQGRALLKEEYERFKTAVEDLTGNKITVESLKEGIKVVNAKRAAMHRLATLRKADPAPISGLDALLANQVFFYDNPARFTESVNKICDELEGRIKENQGAFPAKTPRILISGCPMAVPNWKLPWIIESSGAVIVGEEACVGERGTRNLIDDSGQTMDELMEAITDRYFKVDCAIFTPNQERNDHIIEMAKAYGADGVIHYGLQFCQPYIMESIPVENTLENLGIPCMRIETDYGMEDVGQLKTRVEAFIEQIAD; the protein is encoded by the coding sequence ATGAGCGAAGATTATACACCCATGTGGGAAAGCCTTGGCATGGATTTAAAAGCCCATGACGCATTACTCGGCGTTTTGGAACAAGGATACAAAGATATTTACCTGTCCCAAAAGAATCGCCCCGAAGGTATGGGCTATTTTGATTTTGTCATGAGCGAGGTTCATGGGTTGCGGATCAAGGAGCTTCTTGACGAAAAAAAACAGAATCGTAAAATCATCGGCAGCTATTGTGTATTCGTCCCAGAAGAGATCGCTCTTGCAGGGGGAGCTACCCTGGTCGGGTTATGCTCGGGTGCGGATTTTGCCGTTGAGGAAGTGGAGAAACATTTACCTAGAAACACCTGCTCATTGATTAAATCCTCTTTTGGCTTCAAGCTTGGGAAGGTTTGCCCTTACCTTGAAAGTGCGGATATGATCGTTGGAGAAAATACCTGTGATGGTAAGAAAAAAGCCTATGAAACCTTTTCCGGCATGGTGGACAATCTTTATGTCATGGATTTGCCCCAGGTTAAATCAGCCCAAGGCCGTGCCCTTCTCAAAGAAGAATACGAAAGGTTCAAAACAGCCGTGGAAGATTTGACGGGCAATAAAATCACAGTGGAATCTCTTAAAGAGGGAATCAAGGTCGTCAATGCCAAGCGGGCCGCAATGCATCGACTGGCAACATTACGAAAGGCAGATCCCGCACCCATTTCAGGCCTCGATGCCCTGCTTGCCAATCAGGTTTTCTTTTATGATAATCCCGCTCGGTTTACCGAATCCGTCAACAAAATTTGTGATGAACTTGAGGGACGGATTAAAGAAAATCAGGGTGCATTTCCTGCCAAAACGCCTAGAATCCTTATCTCGGGCTGTCCCATGGCTGTACCCAACTGGAAACTGCCATGGATCATTGAATCCAGTGGCGCTGTGATCGTGGGCGAGGAAGCCTGCGTGGGCGAACGGGGCACCCGGAACCTGATCGATGATTCAGGACAAACTATGGATGAACTGATGGAAGCCATTACAGACCGGTATTTCAAAGTGGACTGTGCTATTTTTACCCCAAATCAGGAACGCAACGATCATATCATTGAAATGGCCAAAGCCTATGGTGCAGACGGGGTGATCCATTACGGTCTGCAGTTCTGTCAGCCTTACATTATGGAATCCATTCCCGTTGAGAATACGCTTGAAAACTTAGGGATCCCCTGTATGAGGATTGAAACCGATTACGGCATGGAGGATGTTGGACAGCTTAAAACTAGAGTAGAAGCCTTC
- a CDS encoding 4Fe-4S dicluster domain-containing protein: protein MTEAVKLNKGKKAEFKGKLMDKLPNGVNLNMCLTCGACASGCPATGLKDMDPRKFVRMVALGMDEELAMHPWVWLCSQCQRCVYVCPMNIDIAAMVFEARASWPRDERPKGILGSCDMAMRNGSGSAMGISEDDFEWVVGDILEEVQEEQIGWAELEAPVNKEGAHFFLSQNSREPGTEPEEMVPLWKILHMVGADWTYGTRGWGGENYCMFLADDESWEKVTRNSIESAMELGCKVYLNTECGHSTFSVWKGQQKFNIETELEIAPMVQYYAKWIREGKLKPSSDWNKDLKVTFTCQDPCQQVRKSFGDPLAADLRFVIKECVGEENFIDMQPNFSNNFCCGGGGGYLQSGFNEERLKYGEIKKDQIVATGADYCVTPCHNCHDQVHKLADHYECKYHTIHLWTLLAFSLGVLGGRERLYLGPDLKPLNMPEGEELEEEF from the coding sequence ATGACCGAGGCAGTAAAACTTAATAAAGGAAAAAAGGCAGAGTTTAAAGGAAAACTGATGGACAAACTGCCTAATGGTGTCAATCTGAATATGTGCCTGACATGCGGTGCATGCGCCTCTGGTTGCCCGGCAACCGGCCTTAAAGATATGGATCCGCGCAAATTTGTCAGAATGGTGGCTTTGGGCATGGACGAAGAACTGGCCATGCACCCATGGGTATGGCTGTGCTCCCAGTGCCAGCGGTGTGTGTATGTATGCCCGATGAATATTGATATTGCGGCGATGGTATTTGAGGCCCGCGCCTCATGGCCCAGAGACGAAAGACCCAAAGGTATTTTAGGTTCCTGTGATATGGCCATGAGAAACGGCAGCGGCAGTGCCATGGGTATCTCTGAAGATGACTTTGAATGGGTTGTTGGCGACATTCTTGAAGAAGTCCAAGAAGAACAGATAGGCTGGGCAGAACTGGAAGCACCGGTCAATAAAGAAGGCGCACACTTCTTTTTAAGCCAAAATTCACGTGAACCAGGCACAGAGCCCGAGGAAATGGTTCCTCTATGGAAAATCCTGCATATGGTTGGGGCAGACTGGACCTACGGCACACGAGGCTGGGGTGGAGAAAATTACTGCATGTTCCTTGCCGATGACGAGAGCTGGGAAAAAGTTACAAGAAACTCCATTGAATCAGCCATGGAACTGGGTTGTAAGGTGTACTTGAATACCGAATGCGGCCACTCCACGTTTTCCGTATGGAAGGGCCAGCAAAAATTCAATATAGAGACCGAGCTTGAAATTGCGCCTATGGTTCAGTATTACGCCAAATGGATCCGGGAAGGAAAACTTAAACCTAGTTCCGACTGGAACAAAGATTTAAAAGTAACATTTACCTGCCAGGACCCCTGTCAGCAGGTTCGAAAAAGCTTTGGTGATCCATTAGCTGCAGATTTGCGCTTTGTTATCAAAGAATGTGTCGGTGAAGAAAACTTCATTGACATGCAGCCGAACTTTTCCAACAATTTCTGTTGCGGCGGCGGCGGCGGATACCTTCAGTCCGGCTTTAACGAAGAACGTTTAAAATACGGCGAAATCAAAAAAGACCAAATTGTGGCCACTGGTGCAGACTACTGTGTAACCCCCTGTCACAACTGCCACGATCAAGTCCATAAGCTGGCCGATCACTATGAATGTAAATACCATACCATTCATTTATGGACACTGCTTGCGTTTTCATTAGGCGTGCTTGGCGGCAGGGAACGGCTATATCTTGGACCGGACCTGAAACCACTTAACATGCCGGAAGGCGAAGAATTGGAAGAAGAATTTTAA
- a CDS encoding IscA/HesB family protein has translation MINVTKPAQEQVRMYFEGKEIVPIRIFLNSSGCGGPSLAMALDEKKDTDAAFTFDDIEYVIDKDLLEKAGNVDIDFAGNGFHLDSGLKPTGGCMGCSGGTCGS, from the coding sequence ATGATCAACGTCACTAAACCTGCCCAGGAACAGGTCAGGATGTACTTTGAAGGCAAAGAAATTGTACCCATCAGAATCTTTCTCAACAGCAGTGGATGCGGCGGACCAAGCCTTGCTATGGCTTTGGATGAAAAAAAAGATACAGATGCCGCATTTACCTTTGATGATATCGAATACGTTATAGATAAGGATCTTTTGGAAAAAGCCGGTAATGTGGATATTGATTTCGCAGGCAACGGCTTTCATCTTGATTCCGGTTTGAAACCCACAGGCGGATGTATGGGTTGCAGCGGCGGGACATGCGGCAGTTAA